A genomic region of Miscanthus floridulus cultivar M001 chromosome 3, ASM1932011v1, whole genome shotgun sequence contains the following coding sequences:
- the LOC136544062 gene encoding uncharacterized protein: MADKDYITTKVILSTRNDWVDMINMKMIDMFQDSEMVYHSFDSVVDDPHNYYPSEFLNSLTPNGLPPHVLKLKLGCPVILFRNIDPANVLCNGTRLVVWGFRRNTIDAEIMVGPHAGKRVFLPQIPLCPSDDKMFPFQFKRKQFPIRLSFAMTVNKSQGQTILNVGVYLPAPVFSHSQLYVAMSRAMSRTNIKILALSPDAEAQEEEAKKIEKKNAKKNAEGKKNALNKKDKDKKTPIADETFTKNIVFKEVLMP, encoded by the coding sequence ATGGCGGACAAAGACTACATCACCACCAAAGTGATTTTATCTACACGTAATGATTGGGtggacatgatcaatatgaaaatgaTTGATATGTTCCAGGACAGCGAGATGGTGTATCACAGTTTTGACTCCGTGGTAGATGATCCACATAACTACTATCCATCGGAGTTCCTTAATAGTTTGACCCCCAACGGGCTGCCTCCACATGTCTTGAAGCTCAAGCTTGGGTGTCCTGTCATATTGTTTAGGAATATTGACCCTGCTAATGTGCTATGCAACGGTACAAGGCTGGTGGTGTGGGGGTTCCGAAGAAATACAATTGACGCTGAAATCATGGTGGGGCCGCATGCTGGGAAGAGGGTATTCCTTCCTCAAATACCGCTATGCCCGTCTGATGACAAAATGTTCCCGTTCCAGTTTAAGAGGAAGCAGTTTCCTATCAGGCTGAGCTTTGCCATGACGGTCAACAAGTCACAGGGCCAAACTATCCTGAACGTGGGTGTGTACCTACCCGCACCAGTGTTCTCTCACAGTCAGTTGTACGTTGCCATGTCTAGAGCCATGTCAAGAACCAATATTAAGATCCTTGCCCTCTCGCCTGATGCGGAGGCACAAGAGGAGGAGGCCAAAAAGATAGAGAAGAAAAATGCTAAAAAGAACGCCGAGGGAAAAAAGAATGCGTtaaataaaaaagataaggatAAGAAGACCCCAATAGCGGATGAAACTTTCACAAAGAATATTGTATTTAAGGAGGTTCTAATGCCATAG
- the LOC136544063 gene encoding uncharacterized protein has translation MHMVAFYKRDKVEWIVNRPGVEESMLTAYFDANRHHEEARRILYRDFPEHFTWQSDGKFWQKRKNSIFQVGRVISAHLAKGEHYFLHVLLNNVASATSYKHLRTVDGVLLPSFCEATERRGLIKEDNTLNECLTEATLFQMPSSMRRLFATILVFCEPHDVMGLWKKHYDAMSEDYNRNHPSLDLVQQMVLIDIRNMLQSMGKDIRSFPLPDIDHSYDDASHIPREIFE, from the coding sequence ATGCACATGGTGGCATTTTATAAACGAGATAAGGTCGAATGGATTGTTAATAGGCCAGGTGTAGAAGAGTCAATGCTGACAGCATACTTCGATGCAAACAGGCATCATGAGGAAGCCCGCAGAATCTTGTATCGGGACTTCCCGGAGCATTTTACCTGGCAGTCTGATGGTAAATTCTGGCAGAAAAGGAAAAACTCCATTTTTCAAGTTGGAAGAGTCATCTCGGCTCATCTTGCCAAGGGAGAACATTACTTTCTTCATGTTCTCTTGAACAATGTTGCTAGTGCTACCTCATACAAACATCTAAGGACGGTTGATGGCGTGCTACTACCTTCGTTCTGTGAAGCTACAGAAAGGAGGGGTCTAATCAAAGAAGACAATACACTAAATGAATGTCTAACTGAAGCTACTTTATTCCAGATGCCTTCCTCTATGCGGAGGCTATTTGCAACAATATTGGTATTCTGCGAGCCGCATGATGTGATGGGGTTGTGGAAAAAACACTACGATGCAATGTCAGAGGACTACAACCGCAATCATCCATCCCTGGATCTGGTGCAACAAATGGTTTTGATAGACATTAGAAATATGCTACAGTCTATGGGGAAGGACATAAGGTCATTTCCTCTTCCAGATATTGATCACTCATACGACGATGCCAGCCATATTCCTCGTGAGATATTTGAGTAA